A single region of the Sphaeramia orbicularis chromosome 6, fSphaOr1.1, whole genome shotgun sequence genome encodes:
- the LOC115421262 gene encoding spexin-like: MALVTMLVLTLISHCWSAPHRRNWTPQAILYLKGAQGHRSILERSSRDEGETLQVVTLNHDSDPQAGTSSAASSFLDLLQQIMDEGGHDPYEELNYF; encoded by the exons ATGGCTCTTGTCACAATGCTTGTGCTGACATTGATTTCTCACTGCTGGAGTGCACCTCAT CGGAGAAACTGGACCCCTCAGGCTATACTGTATCTAAAAGGAGCAC AAGGACATCGTTCAATATTAGAGCGAAGCAGTAGAGATGAAGGGGAAACTTTACAAGTAG tcACTCTCAACCATGACAGTGATCCACAAGCTGGAACATCATCAGCTGCTTCCTCTTTTCTGGATCTTCTGCAGCAAATCATGGATGAAG GTGGACACGATCCGTATGAGGAGCTGAATTACttctaa